The Candidatus Binataceae bacterium genome includes a region encoding these proteins:
- a CDS encoding DUF4922 domain-containing protein, with the protein MIDEVEALFARQLRAWPMLAKGVDGLAHATTRAVRIDWFQVFVRHIPHRVASTTAAVDRESIAKRPCFLCAANLPAEEEGLRFNEEFTIYCNPFPIVERHLTIASREHRPQRISGQLSNMLDLAAALPGYFVIYNGPECGASAPDHMHFQAGSRILFPIANETAQITRIDVPHYSRNVFLHRGQDRFALIKRIERNIELLQCGATNRPEPLLNLAALYEQGIWTVYLFPRKKHRPEVYFTGELTVSPASIDLCGIFVVPFAQDFEKITGAAIDSIFGEVTLPDDEFHQVVKKLESEP; encoded by the coding sequence ATGATTGATGAAGTGGAAGCCCTGTTCGCACGCCAGCTACGCGCATGGCCGATGCTCGCGAAGGGCGTTGACGGCCTGGCGCATGCGACGACACGGGCAGTCCGCATCGACTGGTTCCAGGTGTTCGTCCGGCATATACCTCATCGGGTAGCCAGCACTACCGCGGCAGTCGATCGCGAATCGATCGCGAAGCGCCCGTGTTTTCTGTGCGCGGCTAACCTGCCGGCCGAGGAAGAGGGATTGCGTTTCAACGAAGAATTCACGATCTATTGCAATCCCTTTCCGATCGTCGAACGTCATCTGACTATTGCGAGTCGAGAGCATCGTCCGCAGCGGATTTCCGGCCAATTGAGCAATATGCTCGATCTCGCGGCTGCGCTACCGGGCTATTTCGTCATCTACAATGGCCCTGAATGCGGCGCCTCCGCACCTGATCATATGCACTTCCAGGCAGGCTCGCGGATTCTGTTTCCGATTGCGAACGAGACTGCGCAAATTACGCGGATCGACGTACCGCATTATTCAAGAAACGTATTCCTGCACCGCGGCCAGGATCGCTTTGCACTGATCAAGCGGATCGAGAGAAATATTGAGCTTCTTCAATGCGGCGCGACCAATCGTCCAGAACCGCTCCTGAATCTGGCCGCGCTTTACGAGCAAGGTATTTGGACAGTCTATTTGTTTCCGCGTAAAAAGCATCGCCCGGAAGTTTATTTCACGGGAGAACTGACAGTGAGCCCCGCATCGATTGACTTGTGCGGCATATTTGTCGTGCCGTTCGCGCAGGATTTTGAAAAAATCACCGGCGCAGCGATCGATTCGATTTTCGGCGAGGTCACTTTGCCCGATGATGAGTTTCACCAGGTAGTAAAGAAGCTGGAGAGTGAGCCGTGA
- a CDS encoding glycosyltransferase family A protein: MSIVYPNDYSSASIQRLIDTADSDVIFLGDPRVSIEPGPRMFDRMAQAIRETDAGLAYSDAVGCPHIDYQLGSIRDNFDFGAVIAVSTRAARESRPDESLKWGALYDYRLRISEKYPILRIPEPLYSAAAADSRASGEIQFDYVDPRNRGYQIEMERIATAHLKRVGAWLKPHFEAVPKATEKYPVTASIVIPVRNRERTVAEAACSALAQRTDFDFNVIVVDNHSTDGTTEVLRSIDDPRLRHIIPERRDLGIGGCWNEALYSPHCGQYVIQLDSDDLYSSENVLQQIVKSLDAGPYAMVVGSYTMVDFALKEIPPGLIDHREWTRDNGRNNALRINGLGAPRAFNTSILRRIGFPNVSYGEDYAVALRISRQYEIGRIYDSLYLCRRWEGNSDSALPHDVANRYDQYKDWLRTIELKARMRR; encoded by the coding sequence GTGAGTATCGTTTACCCAAATGACTACTCATCGGCGTCGATCCAACGGCTGATCGATACCGCCGACTCGGATGTGATCTTCCTCGGCGATCCGCGCGTAAGCATCGAACCCGGCCCGCGCATGTTCGATCGAATGGCGCAGGCGATCCGTGAGACGGATGCGGGATTGGCATATTCCGACGCCGTCGGATGTCCTCATATCGATTACCAACTCGGAAGTATCCGCGACAATTTCGACTTCGGCGCGGTGATCGCCGTATCGACTCGGGCGGCGCGCGAATCGAGGCCCGACGAATCCCTGAAGTGGGGCGCGCTGTACGACTATCGGCTGAGGATTTCTGAGAAATACCCAATTCTGCGAATTCCTGAGCCTCTGTACAGTGCCGCAGCGGCCGATTCACGTGCGAGCGGAGAGATACAGTTCGACTACGTGGATCCGCGTAATCGCGGTTACCAGATCGAAATGGAACGGATCGCGACCGCGCATCTGAAGCGCGTCGGCGCATGGCTCAAGCCGCACTTCGAAGCCGTGCCGAAAGCGACCGAGAAATACCCGGTCACGGCGAGCATTGTAATCCCAGTACGCAATCGCGAACGAACCGTCGCCGAGGCGGCCTGCAGTGCGCTCGCCCAACGGACAGACTTCGACTTCAATGTGATCGTGGTCGACAATCATTCAACCGACGGCACCACCGAAGTATTGCGAAGCATCGATGACCCGCGCCTGAGACATATCATTCCGGAGCGGCGCGATCTTGGAATCGGCGGATGCTGGAATGAGGCGCTCTACTCTCCTCACTGCGGGCAATATGTAATCCAGCTAGACTCGGATGATCTCTATTCAAGCGAGAACGTGCTTCAGCAAATCGTCAAATCACTCGACGCCGGTCCATATGCGATGGTCGTGGGATCCTACACGATGGTCGATTTCGCGTTGAAGGAAATCCCACCGGGCTTGATCGACCATCGCGAGTGGACGCGCGACAACGGCAGAAATAACGCGCTGCGTATCAACGGCCTTGGCGCGCCGCGCGCGTTCAATACTTCAATCCTGCGCCGCATCGGGTTTCCCAACGTCAGCTACGGCGAAGATTACGCCGTCGCACTGCGTATCAGCCGCCAATACGAAATCGGCCGTATTTACGATTCTCTCTATCTATGCCGGCGATGGGAAGGCAACAGTGACAGCGCGCTGCCTCACGACGTCGCAAATCGCTACGATCAATATAAGGACTGGCTCCGAACTATCGAGCTTAAGGCGCGCATGCGGCGATGA
- a CDS encoding nitrilase-related carbon-nitrogen hydrolase: protein MASVPKIAEIQAVQSAPFLASPLGEALCIAISAVCFFIASRFIDMWPVALFAPMPMLAVAFAAPTRARAMLCAFVPIFIGTFGEWSAESFFLSTFVFVAIATAAGIIVGLLVLVARAAARLWNSWPAALVFPILYSALYFLLAYQYDGTWANPAYRMDTLRPLLQLASITGIWGIVFAMSLPASAVAFAWYRAGSGRPWLAATSVAIGAFALVMIFGLVRLATSVREPRVRVALIASDQKLGSWRSTDPTKAEDLLNFYASQVPKAAAQGAQVVVLPEKIVSATADDRDALKKILSDAAAASHLWIVAGINERDSASQINAAWIFSSDGSFVGEYHKHYFVRGFEAGYQAGESIFTFDAPWGKTGVAICKDLDYPWFIRGYGEKDIRLMLVPAWDWVGPNALMHERMSWVRGVENGFATARSAKTGYVTAHCAYGSSLASRSTFEEDPAIVVADVPIGPGTTLYTKFGDWFGWLAIAASIAIIVAVFRPRSSA, encoded by the coding sequence ATGGCGAGCGTTCCGAAAATTGCTGAGATTCAGGCGGTTCAAAGCGCGCCGTTCCTCGCGAGCCCGCTTGGCGAAGCGCTTTGTATCGCGATCTCCGCGGTCTGCTTCTTTATCGCGAGCCGTTTCATCGACATGTGGCCGGTCGCGCTCTTCGCGCCGATGCCGATGCTTGCGGTGGCGTTCGCGGCCCCGACGCGGGCGCGCGCGATGCTCTGCGCGTTCGTGCCGATCTTCATCGGCACTTTCGGCGAATGGAGCGCGGAGTCTTTTTTTCTTTCGACGTTCGTGTTCGTCGCGATTGCGACCGCCGCAGGAATTATCGTCGGATTACTGGTGCTCGTCGCGCGCGCTGCGGCGCGGCTGTGGAACAGCTGGCCGGCCGCTCTCGTCTTTCCGATTCTCTATTCAGCGCTCTACTTCCTGCTTGCCTACCAGTACGACGGCACGTGGGCGAATCCGGCGTATCGCATGGACACGCTGCGGCCGCTGCTCCAGCTCGCGTCGATCACGGGTATCTGGGGAATAGTATTCGCGATGTCGCTGCCCGCGTCGGCGGTTGCCTTCGCCTGGTATCGCGCGGGAAGTGGAAGGCCTTGGCTCGCCGCGACTTCGGTTGCGATCGGTGCATTTGCATTGGTGATGATATTCGGGTTGGTGCGGCTCGCGACTTCGGTGCGTGAGCCGCGCGTTCGGGTCGCGTTGATCGCGAGCGATCAGAAACTCGGCTCGTGGCGATCAACTGATCCCACCAAGGCTGAAGACCTGCTCAACTTCTACGCGAGCCAGGTGCCGAAGGCGGCAGCGCAGGGTGCGCAGGTTGTAGTGCTGCCGGAAAAGATCGTGAGCGCCACCGCCGACGATCGCGACGCGCTCAAGAAAATTCTTTCCGATGCGGCGGCCGCCTCGCACCTCTGGATCGTTGCCGGCATTAACGAACGCGATAGCGCGTCGCAAATCAACGCGGCCTGGATTTTTTCATCCGATGGCAGCTTCGTCGGTGAGTATCACAAACACTACTTCGTGAGGGGCTTCGAAGCCGGCTATCAGGCCGGCGAAAGTATATTCACCTTCGATGCGCCGTGGGGCAAAACCGGCGTCGCGATTTGCAAGGACCTCGACTATCCGTGGTTCATCCGCGGCTACGGCGAAAAGGATATTCGCCTGATGCTGGTGCCGGCATGGGACTGGGTAGGACCCAACGCATTGATGCACGAGCGGATGTCGTGGGTGCGCGGCGTCGAAAATGGATTCGCAACCGCGCGCTCGGCCAAGACCGGTTATGTCACGGCGCACTGCGCCTATGGCTCGTCGCTCGCCTCGCGCTCGACGTTCGAAGAGGATCCCGCGATCGTCGTCGCTGATGTTCCGATCGGTCCCGGCACAACGCTATATACAAAGTTCGGCGACTGGTTCGGGTGGCTTGCGATCGCCGCGTCGATCGCAATAATCGTTGCCGTGTTCCGACCTCGGTCAAGCGCATAA
- a CDS encoding enoyl-CoA hydratase-related protein codes for MQFSDILYEAADGVATITINRPAQLNAFRAQTVDELVAAFHDAWRDRSVGCVILTGAGEKAFCVGGDQTTREEGGYKGKPVRSDLGLDIEDLHSVIRDIPKPVIAAVNGYAIGGGHVLHVICDLTIAAETAKFGQVGPKVGSVDPGFGTMYLARVVGEKKAREMWYLCEQYSADECRQMGLVNKVVAAAELMNEARAWAKKIASMSPTAITLAKASFNAPSEELRGIGAVALRGLALYYGTEEALEGKNAFLEKRRPDFARFRR; via the coding sequence ATGCAGTTCAGCGACATTTTATATGAAGCCGCAGACGGCGTTGCGACGATCACGATCAACCGGCCCGCGCAGCTCAACGCGTTTCGCGCCCAGACGGTCGATGAGTTGGTCGCGGCGTTTCACGACGCCTGGCGCGATCGCAGCGTTGGCTGCGTGATTCTCACCGGTGCGGGCGAAAAAGCTTTCTGCGTTGGCGGCGATCAGACCACGCGCGAAGAGGGCGGCTACAAGGGCAAGCCGGTGCGATCGGACCTGGGACTCGATATCGAGGATCTCCATTCGGTGATTCGCGACATTCCCAAGCCCGTCATCGCGGCCGTCAACGGCTATGCGATCGGCGGCGGACATGTGCTGCACGTGATCTGCGATCTCACAATCGCGGCTGAAACGGCAAAGTTCGGACAGGTTGGGCCGAAAGTCGGCAGCGTCGATCCGGGCTTCGGCACGATGTACCTTGCGCGCGTGGTCGGCGAAAAGAAGGCGCGCGAGATGTGGTATCTGTGCGAACAGTATTCAGCCGATGAATGCCGTCAAATGGGGCTCGTAAACAAGGTCGTTGCGGCGGCCGAGCTTATGAACGAAGCGCGCGCGTGGGCCAAAAAGATCGCATCGATGAGCCCGACGGCGATCACGCTCGCCAAGGCCTCTTTCAACGCACCGAGCGAGGAGCTCCGCGGCATTGGCGCCGTGGCGCTGCGCGGGCTCGCGCTCTATTACGGGACCGAGGAAGCGCTCGAAGGCAAAAACGCCTTCCTCGAAAAGCGCCGCCCCGACTTCGCCAGGTTCCGCCGCTAG
- a CDS encoding SpoIID/LytB domain-containing protein, with the protein MNVSVGLVEGQPAVEFELQGSFVDAAGKSYSPGRHRFTSEVVLTPSDPAQCAFALDDVTIGTGFHWERKERQVFRGALRLLKKKAGLTLVNDVSLEEYVTSVISSEMSALSPLELLKAHAVISRSWMWYPKTAQSSPTKSAPRTANHEIVRWYGREAHPDFDVCADDHCQRYQGITKLISPAAGEAVRATSGEFLRYDGEICDARFAKSCGGITERYATAWEDEDVPYLRSVFDGAGQAESLSAEEWIRSTPPAYCNTRDAELLSRLLPGFDQETRDFYRWQVTYAPDELAEIVESRTGVRLGPIRDLEALARGPSGRIYRLKITGARDYVIVGKELEIRRALSRSHLYSSAFVIDKEPARIILRGAGWGHGVGLCQIGAAVMATQGRTYTEILQHYYRGATVSV; encoded by the coding sequence GTGAACGTTTCGGTTGGGCTGGTCGAGGGTCAACCCGCAGTTGAATTCGAATTGCAGGGTTCGTTCGTTGATGCCGCCGGCAAGTCGTATTCACCGGGGCGGCACAGGTTCACTTCCGAAGTCGTTCTCACTCCATCCGATCCGGCTCAATGCGCATTCGCTTTGGACGACGTCACGATCGGAACAGGATTCCATTGGGAGCGCAAGGAGCGCCAGGTCTTCCGCGGCGCGCTGCGACTGTTGAAAAAGAAAGCGGGACTGACACTGGTCAACGACGTATCGCTCGAAGAGTACGTCACGAGCGTGATCTCGTCCGAGATGAGCGCGCTATCTCCACTTGAGCTGCTGAAGGCTCACGCGGTGATCTCCCGCAGTTGGATGTGGTATCCGAAAACAGCTCAGAGCAGTCCCACCAAATCGGCACCGCGCACCGCAAATCACGAAATCGTGCGCTGGTACGGGCGCGAAGCACATCCTGACTTCGACGTATGCGCCGACGATCACTGCCAGCGCTACCAGGGAATCACGAAACTAATCTCGCCGGCCGCCGGGGAAGCTGTGCGTGCTACGTCCGGCGAGTTCCTGCGCTACGACGGCGAGATCTGCGACGCGCGATTCGCCAAGTCATGCGGCGGAATCACTGAGCGCTACGCGACTGCCTGGGAAGACGAGGATGTTCCTTACCTTCGATCCGTTTTCGATGGTGCAGGTCAGGCGGAATCCCTCAGCGCAGAGGAATGGATTCGCTCTACTCCACCAGCTTATTGCAACACGCGGGATGCGGAACTGCTGTCGCGCCTTCTCCCCGGGTTCGATCAGGAGACGCGCGATTTCTATCGATGGCAGGTGACATACGCACCTGATGAACTGGCGGAAATCGTCGAATCGAGAACCGGCGTGCGACTGGGACCGATTCGCGACCTGGAAGCGCTCGCGCGCGGCCCCTCGGGGCGGATATATCGACTTAAAATCACAGGCGCGCGCGACTATGTAATCGTCGGCAAGGAGCTCGAGATCCGGCGCGCTCTGTCGCGTTCGCATCTTTACAGTTCCGCTTTCGTGATAGACAAAGAACCGGCCCGCATTATCTTGCGAGGTGCCGGCTGGGGCCACGGCGTCGGTCTCTGTCAGATCGGCGCGGCAGTGATGGCTACGCAGGGAAGGACTTACACCGAGATTCTGCAACATTACTATCGCGGCGCGACGGTCAGCGTCTGA
- a CDS encoding LLM class F420-dependent oxidoreductase, producing the protein MKIGILFTVNEYTVDPASLARKMEALGFESLWIPEHAIIPVNAATPLPESPPGQGRIPEVYSHICDPFIAMSLAGAVTTRLKLATGVMLVPERNPIVAAKEIATLDYFSGGRVMLGIGAGWLKEESEILGVDFAHRWSQTREYVAAMRELWTKPEPSFSGKYIKFPPVRMYPKPAQPDGPPILIGSKDKNALRWVVRWGDGWCPIFLAPPVLRGELGKLRGECESVGRDFSRLDITIMKRELRGDRASVQSGLHEYEDAGAHRFVIMQIGTRMTATTYEAELERLAALYV; encoded by the coding sequence ATGAAGATTGGCATCCTGTTTACAGTCAACGAATACACCGTCGATCCGGCGAGTCTCGCGCGCAAGATGGAAGCGCTCGGCTTCGAGTCGCTGTGGATTCCCGAGCATGCGATCATTCCCGTCAACGCGGCGACTCCGCTGCCCGAATCGCCGCCGGGGCAAGGCCGGATTCCGGAAGTATATTCGCACATCTGCGATCCGTTCATCGCGATGTCGCTCGCCGGGGCCGTGACGACGCGGCTCAAGCTCGCGACGGGCGTGATGCTGGTGCCGGAGCGCAATCCGATCGTCGCGGCGAAAGAAATCGCGACGCTCGATTACTTCTCGGGCGGCCGCGTGATGCTCGGCATCGGCGCGGGCTGGCTCAAAGAGGAATCGGAAATCTTGGGCGTCGATTTTGCCCATCGATGGAGTCAGACGAGGGAGTACGTCGCCGCGATGCGCGAGTTGTGGACCAAGCCCGAGCCGTCTTTCAGCGGCAAGTACATAAAGTTCCCGCCAGTGCGGATGTATCCGAAGCCGGCGCAACCGGACGGTCCACCGATCCTGATCGGCAGCAAGGACAAGAACGCGCTGCGATGGGTCGTGCGATGGGGCGACGGATGGTGCCCGATTTTTCTCGCGCCTCCGGTCCTGCGCGGCGAGCTCGGCAAGCTGCGTGGCGAATGCGAGAGCGTGGGGCGCGATTTCAGCCGCCTCGATATCACGATCATGAAGCGCGAGTTGCGCGGCGATCGCGCCAGCGTTCAGAGCGGCCTGCACGAATACGAAGACGCCGGAGCGCACCGCTTCGTCATCATGCAGATCGGCACGCGGATGACCGCAACTACATACGAAGCCGAGCTCGAACGCCTCGCCGCGCTCTACGTATAG
- a CDS encoding helix-turn-helix domain-containing protein, protein MTSQSERRAATIAAIISAAQELFTATGFDATSIDDIAESAGVAKGAVYHHFASKEQIFARVFEQMTAALAAEVVAAAASGASIIERFERGTLKYLTSIAGDKFRRVLLTDGPAVLGWEKWREIDARYFGGAMQAPIDTKRKPQLSAREIEAIGHLLAGAIAEAALVCATSAHRVRTARDFTSALVKMLAPFFE, encoded by the coding sequence ATGACCAGTCAGTCCGAGCGGCGCGCCGCCACTATCGCCGCGATCATAAGCGCGGCTCAGGAGCTATTCACCGCAACCGGCTTCGATGCCACGAGTATCGACGATATCGCCGAGAGCGCGGGAGTCGCCAAGGGCGCCGTCTATCATCACTTCGCGTCCAAGGAACAGATTTTTGCCCGCGTCTTCGAGCAGATGACGGCGGCGCTCGCCGCGGAGGTTGTCGCCGCCGCGGCGTCAGGCGCGAGTATCATCGAACGATTCGAACGGGGAACGCTGAAGTATCTCACCTCGATTGCCGGTGATAAGTTTCGCCGCGTTCTGCTGACCGACGGGCCAGCGGTGCTCGGATGGGAGAAATGGCGCGAGATCGACGCGCGTTACTTCGGCGGCGCGATGCAGGCGCCGATCGACACCAAACGCAAACCACAGTTATCGGCGCGCGAGATTGAGGCAATTGGACATCTGCTCGCCGGCGCGATCGCGGAGGCAGCCCTTGTATGTGCAACTTCCGCGCATCGAGTCCGCACCGCGCGCGACTTCACTTCAGCGTTGGTGAAAATGCTCGCGCCATTCTTCGAATGA
- a CDS encoding acyl-CoA dehydrogenase family protein, with product MANNDSTSGRIGRVQGEPKYITPLLDAIAAQAAEADRTRSISKDVIAAIKKNDIMRMSASREISGLEESIVAIANELRAIAPRCASTAWCLWNHLCVFHDFAASLGPRNAKFLSDIISKREWVCFPGGASTDVTAIDNDGKTILSGVAAFGSGAKYAEWTAVAFLKEGSREPLFTVADLRHPKVRIKETWDGSAVRASATDHVYYDGVDVPSERVVSTPPMFRAVLRRTDYPVINHRYREDWVALSVVWLGAMATGVAEASLNDTATNIKHRIAILGTKMVEKPTIHLNLGRARALINAATDTVYAAMAETDARIAARVTPTEADYFRQTSAGMQAVLLCDEAMKLILRILGGNGLREGTDFERRYRDFQAMPLHINGHVDRISEQLGRIALGLDPQNPF from the coding sequence ATGGCCAATAACGATTCAACTTCCGGGAGGATCGGCCGCGTTCAGGGCGAACCGAAGTATATAACGCCGCTGCTGGATGCTATTGCCGCGCAAGCTGCCGAGGCGGATCGAACCCGCTCGATCTCCAAGGATGTGATCGCCGCGATCAAGAAGAACGACATTATGCGGATGTCGGCGAGCCGCGAGATTTCCGGCCTTGAAGAGTCAATCGTTGCAATCGCAAATGAACTGCGCGCCATCGCGCCGCGATGCGCCTCGACCGCGTGGTGCCTATGGAATCATCTCTGCGTCTTTCATGACTTCGCAGCATCGCTGGGACCGAGGAACGCGAAGTTCCTCAGCGACATCATATCCAAGCGCGAGTGGGTATGCTTTCCGGGCGGCGCTTCTACCGACGTCACCGCAATCGATAATGATGGCAAAACGATTCTGTCGGGAGTTGCCGCATTCGGATCCGGCGCCAAATATGCGGAATGGACCGCGGTCGCGTTTCTAAAAGAGGGCAGCAGAGAGCCTTTGTTCACCGTCGCCGATCTTCGACATCCCAAGGTCCGAATCAAGGAAACCTGGGACGGCAGCGCGGTGCGCGCGTCGGCGACCGATCATGTCTATTACGACGGCGTCGACGTGCCGAGCGAGCGCGTCGTCTCGACACCCCCGATGTTTCGCGCAGTTCTCAGGCGCACTGACTATCCAGTGATTAATCATCGTTATCGCGAAGACTGGGTCGCGCTGTCCGTGGTATGGCTCGGCGCGATGGCGACCGGAGTCGCCGAAGCGTCGCTCAACGACACGGCGACGAATATCAAACACCGGATCGCGATCCTCGGCACGAAGATGGTCGAGAAACCAACTATTCACTTGAACCTCGGCCGCGCTCGCGCTCTGATCAATGCCGCGACCGATACGGTATATGCCGCGATGGCCGAGACTGACGCGCGAATCGCAGCGCGAGTGACACCGACCGAGGCTGACTACTTCCGTCAGACCTCTGCCGGAATGCAGGCGGTTCTGCTCTGCGACGAAGCGATGAAACTCATTCTCCGCATTCTCGGTGGCAATGGATTGCGCGAAGGCACGGACTTCGAACGCCGGTATCGCGACTTCCAGGCGATGCCGCTGCACATCAACGGCCACGTCGATCGAATATCTGAGCAGCTCGGCCGCATCGCACTAGGTCTCGATCCTCAGAATCCGTTTTAG
- a CDS encoding EthD domain-containing protein, with translation MIRLIFVLRRKPAMSREEFQKYWYENHAPLVAKHATTLNILRYLQDHTLDDPMNEQMAQARGGMEPAYDGVAELWWKTREALASSFGNAAGQAAAKELVEDEAKFIDLPNSPLWLAYEYPQINPSEDMVARPASGLVKIFFPLRHPPNQTLEQAQLYWRTNHGPIIRGLAGGSRLKKYFQVHRFEDPIEQQLRAPRGTKVPPYTGHAEAWIDRAESAAAAGTPEARRAGQLAVEDEANFIDFKNSSMWVAKERVVIDRR, from the coding sequence ATGATTCGCCTGATTTTTGTTCTGCGCCGCAAGCCTGCGATGTCGCGCGAAGAGTTCCAGAAGTACTGGTATGAAAACCACGCGCCGCTGGTCGCCAAGCACGCGACTACGCTCAATATCCTCCGCTATCTGCAGGATCACACGCTCGACGATCCGATGAACGAGCAGATGGCCCAGGCGCGCGGCGGGATGGAACCGGCCTACGACGGCGTCGCCGAACTCTGGTGGAAGACGCGCGAGGCGCTCGCATCGAGCTTCGGCAATGCTGCCGGTCAGGCGGCGGCCAAGGAGCTGGTCGAGGACGAGGCGAAGTTCATCGACCTGCCGAATTCGCCGCTCTGGCTGGCTTATGAGTATCCGCAGATCAATCCGTCCGAGGACATGGTGGCGCGTCCGGCGAGCGGCCTCGTGAAGATTTTCTTTCCGCTGCGCCATCCGCCGAATCAGACTCTCGAGCAGGCGCAGCTCTACTGGCGGACCAATCACGGCCCGATTATTCGCGGCCTCGCCGGCGGCTCGCGTCTGAAGAAATATTTCCAGGTCCACCGATTCGAAGATCCGATCGAGCAGCAGCTTCGCGCGCCGCGCGGAACGAAGGTTCCGCCGTATACCGGCCACGCCGAAGCATGGATCGATCGCGCCGAGTCGGCTGCGGCGGCAGGAACGCCCGAGGCGCGACGCGCAGGTCAACTCGCTGTTGAGGATGAAGCCAACTTCATCGACTTCAAAAACTCCTCGATGTGGGTCGCGAAGGAGCGCGTGGTTATCGATCGCCGATAG
- a CDS encoding phosphotransferase — translation MRPTYAEIRSRFEAEQQAGGLLRSEKDLPLSYEAITPEWLSIVLAANHPGAKVVSLRLGDTNEGTSSRRRIFLEWNSAGKSALLPESVFCKGTQRLESRYLLGMNGGIEAEVTFYNALRRGLAIEAPRPLFARFDPETFNSIVILEDMTGRVEFCQHATEMPLERAQSQMRLFAALHSAYYESPELSSTLARFNDWEDYFAITVEEAGFGEACQRGFAQAEEVIPPALFRRAGEIWPATLKSVARHRELPRTFLHSDPHLKNWYATPGGEMGLNDWQCACKGNWGRDLSYAITTALTTESRRAWERDLLRLYLDALASSGGPRIGFDKAWTIYRQQTFGALAWWTGTLGQPPEAPIMQPRESSIEFIGRMTRAIDDLDALGSFKE, via the coding sequence ATGAGACCAACTTACGCGGAGATCCGGTCGCGATTCGAGGCTGAGCAACAGGCCGGCGGACTACTTCGGTCAGAGAAAGATCTTCCCCTGTCGTATGAAGCAATCACGCCCGAGTGGCTCAGCATCGTTCTGGCCGCGAATCATCCCGGTGCAAAGGTAGTTTCTCTTAGACTTGGAGACACGAACGAAGGAACGTCGAGCCGCAGGCGAATCTTCCTGGAATGGAACAGCGCGGGGAAAAGTGCGCTGCTTCCGGAAAGCGTCTTCTGCAAGGGCACGCAAAGACTGGAGAGCCGTTACCTGCTCGGCATGAACGGCGGTATCGAAGCCGAGGTTACATTTTACAACGCGCTCCGGCGCGGACTTGCGATCGAGGCGCCGCGGCCGCTCTTTGCGCGCTTCGATCCTGAAACGTTCAACTCGATTGTCATCCTCGAGGACATGACGGGGCGCGTCGAATTTTGCCAGCATGCGACCGAGATGCCGCTCGAGCGCGCTCAGAGCCAGATGCGGCTCTTTGCGGCGCTCCATTCCGCGTACTACGAAAGTCCCGAACTGAGTAGTACACTCGCGCGCTTCAATGACTGGGAAGATTACTTTGCGATCACGGTCGAGGAGGCTGGCTTTGGCGAGGCTTGCCAACGGGGCTTCGCCCAAGCCGAGGAAGTCATCCCACCCGCGCTGTTCCGGCGCGCGGGCGAGATCTGGCCCGCGACCCTGAAATCAGTCGCACGGCATCGTGAGCTCCCGCGAACGTTTCTGCATTCCGATCCGCATCTTAAAAATTGGTATGCGACCCCTGGGGGCGAAATGGGCCTCAATGACTGGCAGTGTGCATGCAAGGGCAACTGGGGCCGCGACCTTTCGTATGCGATCACCACGGCGCTCACGACTGAGAGTCGGCGCGCGTGGGAGCGCGACCTGCTGCGGCTCTACCTCGATGCGCTCGCGTCTTCGGGCGGACCCCGCATCGGATTCGACAAGGCGTGGACTATCTACCGGCAGCAGACATTCGGCGCGCTCGCCTGGTGGACTGGAACGCTGGGACAGCCGCCCGAGGCGCCGATCATGCAACCGCGCGAGAGCTCGATTGAGTTCATCGGGCGGATGACACGAGCGATCGACGATCTCGACGCGCTCGGGAGCTTCAAAGAATAG